From the Oleiharenicola lentus genome, one window contains:
- a CDS encoding transposase produces the protein MDQYPQRLGHKTPAWVPSGALFHIRIRIGKQQSAPLTQAELSAALLGSAAHYHGLGRWWCELFLLMPDHLHALIRFPAEQGMSRTVRDWKRGAARFHRVSWQENFFDHRIRDGRQALEKWHYIRRNPVVKGLCAHEDNWPHSWAPSRAEEAR, from the coding sequence GTGGATCAGTATCCACAGCGCTTGGGCCACAAGACACCGGCCTGGGTGCCGTCCGGTGCGCTGTTTCATATCAGAATCCGAATCGGTAAGCAGCAGTCCGCGCCACTTACCCAAGCCGAGCTCTCGGCTGCCTTGTTGGGTTCAGCCGCCCATTATCATGGACTCGGCCGCTGGTGGTGTGAGTTGTTCCTGCTCATGCCTGATCATCTCCATGCGTTGATCCGATTCCCGGCCGAGCAAGGCATGTCGCGCACAGTTCGCGACTGGAAGCGCGGAGCGGCACGATTTCACAGGGTTAGCTGGCAGGAGAATTTCTTCGATCATCGGATTCGTGATGGTCGACAGGCTCTTGAGAAGTGGCACTACATCCGGCGCAATCCCGTTGTGAAAGGATTGTGCGCCCACGAAGACAATTGGCCTCATTCGTGGGCTCCGTCGCGGGCGGAAGAAGCGCGTTGA
- a CDS encoding toll/interleukin-1 receptor domain-containing protein, protein MSDSPKAIFLSYASQDAEAAQRICEALRAAGLEVWFDRNELVGGDVWDQKIRKQIKECALFVPIISANTNARAEGYFRLEWKLAVDRSHLMADDQPFLFPIVVGDVNDATARVPDKFREVQWTRLRLDETPAELAARVTKLLSGEALEAGRPRPADRGEAAFGEPALQRKNRKRERPVWLRHAWSVLALAIVGYYALRPLWRERRSEPETVSVAPASPVVAAPKPSEAHELVTKARALFVNRLDTTRDDCALAEDLLKQALAKDPADSEAWAATSHLHAYVLLRRWDNSDVRRESARQAAQRAVRLDAQSFEARLAYAFMLGDTEAEGAEKERLLRSLRGEQPKDQRLLRALAQTLNRLGRIDEATTLLDESAALPGGDALALYDKSLNFWFAGRTVEAEAAIQASLAQRPFTGAQLIAAWYAVDLHGDLAGARALLARIPPAEMQEDRAAFFAYYVEKLARQPDAAIARLQAVPRDWLDDAWYRGPKARLVGDVLHAARRPAAAAGEWRLALRQVDERLEANPTEAGLLIHRAQLLARLGEKQEALRLLGTLSERYSIDPVGDVPVWVTNLNSWLGRKQDALAQISRALKSDRRAVNYTAASLRLDPSFDPLREEPGFAALIAEADRIEQAAALAARPTRDWPKNPELKRAIALIEGLDAIPDDLALAEQIVKPIVERSPTDLEAVTVMARVQAQFMRRGFDRSDERSAQARLYGERALQLDPNEPEAMFAVATYLFSRATGDTRAERLLRRAMEVDPANPRPGRMLADLLNVIPSRRAEAIVQSQENVRRFPNDALTRYDLARHYKDQGRYEESDRELDATLALAPLPNAIAWKARFQFGLRNDLAGMKRWLDQVPERVRGTERAVFGYFLYAAFGGDAETGLAALRSFTLKWFTDFEYAGPTALLNACLLERQGKTELARQQYEAALLEAQRMKVTDPTRIWLNHAEFWPLLGLGRKEEAKLLFQRLIEAQARPYSQSLVNGWWFTLIPGALLLGERDTALELLRESVATLPESRASFRVRFQLDPRMAPFRDDPEIQAILAEPGVK, encoded by the coding sequence ATGAGCGACTCCCCCAAAGCCATTTTCCTCTCCTATGCCTCCCAAGACGCCGAGGCGGCGCAGCGGATTTGCGAGGCGCTGCGCGCCGCCGGGCTGGAGGTGTGGTTCGACCGCAACGAGCTGGTCGGGGGCGACGTGTGGGATCAGAAGATCCGCAAGCAGATCAAGGAGTGCGCGCTGTTCGTGCCGATCATCTCGGCGAACACCAACGCCCGGGCCGAAGGCTATTTCCGGTTGGAGTGGAAACTCGCCGTGGACCGCTCGCACCTGATGGCGGATGACCAGCCTTTCCTCTTTCCCATCGTGGTCGGCGATGTGAACGACGCCACGGCCCGCGTGCCCGACAAATTCCGCGAAGTGCAGTGGACGCGCCTGCGGCTCGACGAAACGCCCGCCGAGCTGGCCGCACGGGTGACGAAACTCTTGAGTGGGGAGGCCTTGGAGGCGGGACGCCCCCGTCCCGCAGACCGGGGCGAGGCGGCGTTCGGAGAACCCGCCCTACAGCGCAAGAACCGCAAGCGCGAGCGCCCCGTCTGGTTGCGGCACGCGTGGTCGGTGCTGGCCCTGGCGATTGTGGGCTACTACGCCCTGCGGCCCCTTTGGCGCGAGCGCCGGTCCGAACCGGAAACCGTGTCCGTTGCGCCGGCTTCACCCGTGGTCGCGGCGCCCAAACCTTCCGAAGCCCACGAACTCGTGACCAAGGCCCGGGCCCTGTTTGTCAACCGGCTCGACACGACGCGCGACGATTGCGCTCTGGCCGAGGACCTGCTCAAGCAGGCGCTGGCAAAGGATCCGGCGGACTCCGAAGCTTGGGCCGCGACTTCGCATCTGCATGCTTACGTGCTCCTGCGCCGCTGGGACAACTCCGACGTCCGGCGCGAATCGGCCCGGCAGGCGGCGCAGCGGGCGGTCCGGCTCGACGCTCAATCCTTCGAGGCCCGGCTGGCCTACGCCTTTATGCTCGGCGACACCGAGGCAGAGGGCGCGGAGAAGGAACGGCTGTTGCGGTCGCTCCGCGGTGAGCAGCCGAAGGACCAGCGCCTGCTGCGGGCGTTGGCGCAAACCCTCAACCGGCTGGGCCGAATTGACGAGGCCACCACCTTGCTCGATGAATCGGCCGCCCTGCCCGGGGGTGATGCTCTGGCCCTCTACGACAAGAGCTTAAATTTTTGGTTCGCGGGCCGGACCGTGGAGGCCGAAGCGGCGATACAGGCCTCGCTGGCGCAGAGACCGTTCACCGGGGCGCAGCTGATTGCGGCGTGGTATGCCGTGGATTTGCACGGTGATCTGGCGGGCGCACGGGCGCTTCTAGCGCGGATTCCACCGGCGGAGATGCAGGAGGACAGGGCGGCCTTCTTTGCCTACTACGTGGAAAAGCTGGCGCGCCAGCCCGACGCGGCGATCGCCCGGTTGCAGGCGGTGCCCCGGGACTGGCTCGACGACGCCTGGTATCGTGGACCCAAGGCCCGGCTGGTCGGCGACGTCCTGCACGCCGCACGCCGGCCGGCCGCCGCCGCCGGGGAATGGCGCTTGGCGCTCAGGCAGGTGGACGAGCGGCTGGAGGCCAATCCCACCGAGGCCGGGTTGCTCATCCATCGCGCCCAATTGCTCGCGCGTCTGGGTGAAAAGCAGGAGGCTCTCCGGCTCCTGGGCACGCTGAGCGAACGCTATAGTATCGATCCGGTGGGTGACGTGCCCGTGTGGGTGACCAACCTCAATTCATGGCTCGGGCGCAAACAGGACGCCCTCGCACAGATCTCCCGCGCTTTGAAAAGCGACCGGCGCGCGGTGAATTATACCGCGGCTTCACTGCGGCTTGATCCTTCGTTTGATCCCCTGCGGGAGGAGCCAGGATTCGCCGCGCTCATCGCCGAGGCGGATAGGATCGAGCAGGCGGCGGCCCTCGCCGCCCGCCCGACCCGCGACTGGCCGAAGAATCCGGAGCTCAAGCGGGCCATCGCGCTCATCGAGGGCCTGGACGCGATTCCCGACGACCTCGCCCTCGCCGAGCAGATCGTGAAGCCGATCGTCGAGCGGTCGCCCACTGATCTGGAGGCGGTGACCGTGATGGCGCGCGTGCAGGCCCAGTTCATGCGCCGCGGCTTCGACCGGAGCGATGAACGTTCCGCCCAGGCCCGGCTTTATGGCGAACGCGCCTTGCAGCTCGATCCCAACGAGCCCGAGGCCATGTTCGCGGTGGCGACCTATCTTTTCAGCCGGGCCACGGGCGATACCCGCGCCGAGCGGCTGCTGCGGCGGGCCATGGAGGTTGATCCCGCCAATCCGCGGCCCGGCCGGATGCTGGCGGATTTGCTGAACGTGATTCCAAGCCGCCGCGCGGAGGCCATCGTCCAATCGCAGGAAAACGTCCGGCGCTTCCCGAATGACGCGCTGACGCGCTACGATCTGGCCCGGCACTACAAGGACCAGGGGCGCTACGAGGAATCCGACCGGGAGCTGGACGCGACCCTGGCCCTGGCCCCGCTGCCCAATGCCATCGCGTGGAAGGCACGCTTCCAGTTCGGTCTGCGCAACGATCTCGCGGGCATGAAGCGCTGGCTCGACCAGGTGCCCGAGCGGGTGCGCGGCACCGAGCGCGCGGTGTTCGGCTACTTTCTCTACGCGGCCTTCGGCGGGGATGCGGAGACGGGCCTGGCGGCGCTGCGGTCGTTCACGCTGAAATGGTTCACGGATTTCGAGTATGCCGGCCCGACCGCCCTGCTGAATGCCTGCCTGTTGGAGCGGCAGGGGAAAACCGAGCTGGCGCGTCAGCAATATGAGGCGGCCCTGCTGGAAGCCCAGCGCATGAAGGTGACCGATCCGACCCGGATCTGGCTCAACCACGCGGAATTCTGGCCCCTGCTCGGGCTCGGAAGAAAGGAGGAGGCCAAGCTGCTCTTCCAGCGTCTGATCGAGGCCCAGGCCAGGCCCTATTCACAAAGCTTGGTCAACGGCTGGTGGTTCACGCTGATTCCCGGTGCGCTGTTGCTGGGGGAGCGGGATACGGCGCTGGAACTCCTGCGCGAGTCGGTCGCCACCCTCCCGGAAAGCCGGGCGTCCTTCCGCGTGCGTTTCCAGCTCGACCCGCGCATGGCGCCGTTCCGCGACGACCCGGAAATCCAGGCGATCCTGGCGGAGCCGGGGGTGAAGTAA
- a CDS encoding TIR domain-containing protein, translating into MSESGKAVFLSYASQDAEAAKRICEALRAAGVEVWFDQNELVGGDAWDQKIRKQIGSCALFVPIISANTQARAEGYFRLEWRLADKRTELMGKSKAFLLPVSIDDTRDSEADVPDSFLAVQWTKLRGGEATPAFVARVQKLLDGGTSSRESASRPPLPEWEVGRPRPAQRARWPWIAGALAVLAAGYVVFTTLRRPPGDAAPALNSPEGTPQKSAAPAVLDLKVAEARALIAKALPLHENLGGATRSDFELAGDLFKRALELAPLDAEVWAHYSWFCMNFSGIGLDRTPEREAEAKRAADRAYKLDPALPMARMAWANYYRRQETTRPEAIRILAALAEEQPQNSSVLRIYALALDAAGRAEEARQAYERATATPGGDARAWAQLGDWHYRHGDPAAAWTAYQRSLEVKPVPRVLLGVARLQMSELGDLAAAQLTLQRVPGEFMQEEQAIGTAAVLALWQRKPEEVLRLLSAFPRDYLEAGNYRNLSAAKSTLIGMAQWLAGKPDLARLEWAEALRVIERRLETRRSVLELHWDRTLLLAMLGRKSEAEAALKLYLQVRLGSSVPANPTDSPLKALIHAWSGELDAAFAALGDRKVTPWLRYSPEWEPLRADPRFQALLAKADASAAASPSAPLLAPPSPPPVDSKSIAVLPFANHSDDKESGYFADGVHEDVLTNLAKISQLKVIARTSVMEYRATTKKIPQIARELGVAYLLEGSVRRAGNRVRVVCQLIDGRTGQHVLAPDPFDRDLADIFAIQSEIAQGIAAKLQAVLAPTEKATLERAPTANLVAYELYLQAREIWDRSPDQRAGEEQARPFLERAVRLDPNFAMAWQGLGYLHLRAYFRYDQSESRRLLAKHAIEKARELDPRDGVIFALQTNYCIDVRDLPRARQLAAQLEREHPSLAVTWHVLARLSIRDDNIRAALEYYRRARSLDPRNVAVLESLTTSLATARRYEEVQVVLRDAGDLVEKATQLLWSRTVLPYYATGSTREMDELAGRLAPDAARGDARALSLLTGFASIRGDAAELVRLWEQHGSTITVSGGDGTFTVAVALLIQGQPERARILLEKERARYRERLASRPDNIENWFYLAATHAVLGDKEGTAAVKREMLAANPGLTRRGLWRYEECMLFAWLGDKDAALADLAERLDEGPAPGATIVLRCGLRFRPLQGDPRFEAMLADPKNNAPFF; encoded by the coding sequence ATGAGCGAATCCGGCAAAGCCGTCTTCCTCTCCTACGCCTCGCAGGATGCCGAGGCGGCGAAGAGGATTTGCGAGGCGCTCCGCGCGGCCGGAGTCGAGGTCTGGTTCGACCAGAACGAACTGGTGGGTGGCGATGCGTGGGACCAGAAGATCCGCAAGCAGATCGGCTCTTGCGCACTCTTTGTGCCGATCATCTCCGCCAACACGCAGGCGCGGGCGGAAGGGTATTTCCGGCTGGAGTGGCGGCTGGCGGACAAGCGCACCGAGCTGATGGGCAAGTCCAAGGCCTTCCTCTTGCCCGTGAGCATCGACGATACGCGCGACAGCGAGGCCGACGTGCCGGATTCCTTCCTCGCCGTGCAATGGACCAAGCTGCGGGGTGGGGAAGCAACGCCTGCCTTCGTGGCGCGCGTGCAGAAGCTGCTCGACGGCGGGACAAGCTCCCGCGAGTCCGCCTCGCGCCCGCCCCTGCCTGAATGGGAGGTGGGACGCCCCCGTCCTGCACAGCGTGCACGCTGGCCCTGGATCGCGGGCGCGCTCGCCGTGCTCGCAGCCGGCTACGTGGTGTTCACCACCCTGCGCCGTCCGCCGGGCGACGCCGCGCCGGCCCTCAACTCTCCGGAAGGAACGCCGCAGAAGTCCGCCGCGCCCGCCGTTCTTGACCTCAAGGTTGCCGAGGCACGGGCGTTGATCGCGAAGGCGCTGCCCTTGCATGAAAATTTGGGCGGGGCCACGCGCAGCGATTTCGAACTCGCGGGTGACCTGTTCAAGCGCGCCCTCGAACTTGCCCCGCTCGATGCGGAGGTGTGGGCGCACTATTCGTGGTTCTGCATGAATTTTTCCGGCATCGGTTTGGATCGCACACCCGAGCGGGAGGCCGAGGCCAAGCGGGCGGCGGACCGGGCCTACAAACTTGATCCGGCTCTGCCGATGGCCCGGATGGCTTGGGCCAACTATTATCGCCGGCAGGAGACTACCCGACCCGAGGCCATCCGGATCCTGGCGGCCTTGGCCGAAGAACAGCCCCAAAACAGCAGCGTCCTGCGAATCTATGCCCTCGCGCTGGATGCGGCCGGCCGGGCTGAGGAAGCTCGCCAGGCCTACGAACGCGCCACCGCCACTCCCGGCGGCGATGCCCGCGCGTGGGCGCAGTTGGGCGACTGGCATTACCGGCATGGCGACCCTGCCGCCGCCTGGACGGCCTACCAGCGCTCCCTCGAGGTCAAGCCGGTGCCCCGGGTGTTGCTTGGGGTGGCGCGACTGCAGATGTCCGAGTTGGGCGATCTGGCCGCCGCCCAGCTAACACTGCAGCGGGTGCCCGGCGAGTTCATGCAGGAGGAACAAGCGATTGGCACCGCGGCGGTCCTTGCGCTTTGGCAGCGCAAGCCCGAGGAAGTCCTGCGGCTGCTCAGTGCCTTTCCGCGCGATTACCTCGAAGCGGGTAATTATCGGAATTTGTCCGCGGCGAAATCGACTCTCATCGGCATGGCCCAATGGCTCGCGGGCAAGCCGGATCTCGCCCGGCTCGAATGGGCCGAGGCGCTGCGCGTGATTGAGCGGCGGCTGGAGACCCGGCGATCCGTGTTGGAACTGCACTGGGACCGCACCCTGTTGCTCGCCATGCTGGGGCGGAAGTCCGAGGCCGAGGCGGCGCTCAAGCTCTACCTGCAGGTGCGGCTGGGAAGTTCGGTCCCGGCCAATCCCACCGACTCCCCGCTCAAGGCCCTGATCCATGCGTGGTCGGGCGAATTGGACGCGGCTTTCGCCGCCCTGGGTGACAGGAAGGTCACCCCTTGGTTGCGCTACAGTCCCGAGTGGGAGCCGCTGCGGGCCGATCCCCGTTTTCAGGCGCTGCTAGCAAAAGCAGACGCATCCGCCGCCGCTTCTCCCTCCGCCCCGCTCCTTGCTCCCCCGAGTCCACCGCCGGTGGACTCGAAGTCCATCGCCGTGCTGCCGTTCGCCAATCACAGCGACGACAAGGAGAGTGGTTATTTCGCCGACGGGGTGCATGAGGATGTGCTGACCAACCTGGCGAAGATCTCCCAACTCAAGGTCATCGCCCGCACCTCGGTCATGGAGTATCGCGCCACCACGAAGAAGATCCCACAGATCGCCCGGGAGCTCGGTGTGGCCTACCTGCTTGAGGGCAGCGTGCGGCGTGCGGGCAATCGGGTGCGGGTGGTCTGCCAGCTGATCGATGGGCGCACGGGCCAACACGTCCTCGCACCCGATCCCTTCGACCGGGATCTCGCCGACATCTTTGCCATCCAGTCCGAAATCGCCCAGGGTATCGCGGCCAAGCTGCAGGCGGTCCTGGCCCCGACCGAAAAAGCGACGTTGGAGCGCGCGCCCACCGCCAATCTCGTGGCTTACGAACTTTATCTTCAAGCCCGGGAAATCTGGGATCGGTCACCCGATCAACGAGCCGGAGAGGAACAAGCGCGACCCTTCCTGGAACGAGCGGTGCGGCTCGACCCGAACTTCGCCATGGCGTGGCAGGGATTGGGTTATCTCCATCTCCGCGCTTATTTTCGTTACGACCAGAGCGAATCCCGGCGCCTTTTGGCCAAGCACGCGATTGAGAAAGCCCGCGAATTGGACCCCCGGGACGGCGTGATTTTCGCGCTGCAGACCAACTACTGCATCGACGTGCGGGATCTGCCCCGGGCGAGGCAGCTGGCGGCCCAGCTCGAACGCGAGCATCCGTCCCTCGCGGTGACCTGGCACGTGCTGGCCCGGCTGAGCATCCGCGATGACAACATTCGCGCCGCTCTGGAGTATTACCGTCGGGCGCGAAGCCTGGATCCGCGCAACGTGGCGGTCTTGGAATCACTGACGACATCCCTGGCCACCGCCCGGCGCTACGAAGAGGTGCAGGTCGTGCTGCGCGACGCCGGGGATTTGGTGGAAAAAGCGACGCAGTTGTTGTGGAGCCGCACCGTTCTGCCCTATTACGCAACCGGCTCCACCCGCGAGATGGATGAATTGGCCGGTCGGCTGGCTCCCGACGCGGCCCGGGGTGACGCCCGGGCGCTCTCTCTGTTGACCGGCTTCGCCAGTATTCGGGGGGATGCGGCGGAACTCGTCCGTCTTTGGGAACAGCATGGCTCGACGATCACGGTGTCGGGCGGCGATGGAACCTTCACCGTGGCCGTGGCCTTGCTCATTCAGGGTCAGCCCGAGCGCGCCCGGATCCTGTTGGAGAAGGAACGGGCCCGCTACCGGGAGCGATTGGCCTCCCGCCCCGACAACATCGAGAATTGGTTCTATCTGGCCGCGACGCACGCTGTGTTGGGCGACAAAGAAGGCACCGCCGCCGTGAAACGCGAAATGCTGGCCGCCAATCCGGGACTGACCCGGCGGGGGCTGTGGCGCTACGAGGAATGCATGCTCTTCGCCTGGCTGGGCGACAAGGACGCCGCTCTCGCCGACCTCGCCGAAAGACTCGACGAGGGTCCCGCGCCTGGAGCCACCATCGTCCTGCGTTGCGGGTTGCGTTTCCGGCCCCTGCAGGGCGACCCGCGCTTCGAGGCAATGCTAGCCGATCCCAAAAACAACGCCCCTTTCTTCTGA
- a CDS encoding TIR domain-containing protein codes for MSDSGKAVFLSYASQDAEAAKRICEALRAAGVEVWFDAEGGLEHGDEWDAKIRRQIKECVLFLPIISANTQAREEGYFRIEWDLAAERARGIASGVAFILPVVIDDTKQPDALVPDRFRTVQWTKLPGGVVPPEVLQRLLKLWSHRTGALKHQAGSGDARGESRDLAPGEARLDRPGGRTYAAIAAALFALVAVVGWWLLRSPRPGPAPAAAQATESEARRQVYEAHRLVQSPEGVTRERLAAADEMCRRALALDSLDPVVLAVAARIDANWVFYQFDKSEERKQQAASRAERAAVLAPQEPMVRLARAQVFAWVIGTPSMQAEAERMFRELSAVEEVASAANLMLGILLRDSGRTGEAATLYEKIGDLHNAGWAYLGAQRPEDAARVIERQLKDGHNRNALVQKLVLNLNFREDLHAVGEVIAQFTPSDLQQDSPAGLALNGLLAGRNADRLLEVVNGFPREVMASPGYLAPKRVFSGWAHHLAGRAELARTEWSAALATVQELRRNRTDDVTLLLWQALLQSRLGLEAEADATVHLIRSVTPVPTPGLILRVELSVNAALGRTERFWATLAAGKLPADERTPTHSWLRFSPDFDVLRADPRFQAFLRENLPPGAKAVEPVPAPTPSSLLPAPARPSMADDKSVAVLAFANLSDDKGNEYFSDGISEELMTVLQKIPGLHVAARSSAFSFKGTKATAQEIGAKLGVAHLVEGSVQKSGGRVKITARLSRVTNGEELWSKSFPAQELKDVFVAQEEIARAIVGELRERLTGALDEKASGEIAALVRAAERGGTQDPEAQELFLQGRFAAREISVEGAARAENFYRRATERDPKFARAWVGLGESVFWQASNAVGPRTLDQAAEDARRAIQHALALEPELPEGLLALAGIQYSYDLDAQAARATVHRVLAVAPTAPVLAAAAGLESAQGHQEAALALARRAVALDPLDEFARETLRAVLFNLGHFDELQAEWRRALAASPDMAFLHGELARWAILEGRWDEAERAVVLEKVEWSRDYLRIILLWRQGRKAEAEALLPTYEQNHAGTAAYQIALVYADRGDREQAFAWLERAYRHHDGGIMGLRVNPFCKSLHGDPRWQPLLRKLGLAEEQVK; via the coding sequence ATGAGCGATTCCGGCAAAGCCGTTTTCCTCTCCTACGCCTCGCAGGATGCCGAGGCGGCTAAGCGGATTTGCGAAGCGCTCCGCGCCGCCGGGGTCGAGGTCTGGTTCGACGCGGAGGGCGGGCTGGAGCATGGCGACGAGTGGGACGCGAAGATCCGCCGACAAATCAAGGAGTGCGTGCTGTTCCTGCCGATCATCTCCGCCAACACGCAGGCGCGCGAGGAGGGTTACTTCCGCATCGAGTGGGACCTCGCCGCGGAGCGGGCCCGGGGCATCGCCAGCGGCGTCGCCTTCATCCTGCCGGTGGTGATTGACGACACGAAGCAACCCGACGCCTTGGTGCCCGACCGCTTCCGCACGGTGCAGTGGACGAAGCTGCCCGGAGGCGTCGTCCCGCCCGAGGTGCTGCAGCGCCTGCTGAAGCTTTGGTCGCACCGCACCGGCGCGCTGAAGCATCAGGCGGGATCGGGTGATGCCCGGGGCGAGAGCCGAGATTTGGCTCCCGGCGAGGCCCGGCTGGACCGACCCGGCGGCCGCACCTATGCGGCGATCGCAGCGGCCCTCTTCGCGCTCGTGGCCGTCGTGGGCTGGTGGCTGCTGCGGAGCCCGCGGCCAGGTCCGGCACCGGCCGCCGCCCAAGCCACGGAATCGGAGGCCCGCCGACAGGTTTACGAGGCCCATAGACTGGTGCAAAGCCCCGAAGGCGTCACTCGCGAGAGACTCGCGGCCGCGGATGAGATGTGTCGTCGCGCCCTCGCCTTGGACTCCCTGGATCCGGTCGTCCTCGCGGTGGCCGCGCGCATCGACGCGAACTGGGTGTTTTATCAGTTCGACAAGTCCGAGGAACGAAAACAGCAGGCGGCCAGCCGGGCGGAACGCGCTGCGGTGCTGGCGCCGCAGGAGCCGATGGTCCGGCTGGCCCGGGCCCAGGTCTTTGCCTGGGTCATTGGCACGCCGTCGATGCAGGCGGAAGCGGAGCGCATGTTCCGCGAGCTGAGCGCGGTCGAGGAGGTCGCGTCTGCGGCGAACCTCATGCTCGGGATCCTGCTGCGCGATTCGGGACGCACCGGCGAAGCGGCCACGCTCTACGAGAAGATTGGCGATCTGCACAACGCGGGGTGGGCTTATCTGGGGGCCCAGCGGCCGGAGGACGCCGCGCGGGTGATCGAGCGCCAGCTCAAGGACGGTCACAACCGCAATGCCCTCGTGCAGAAGCTGGTGCTAAATCTGAATTTTCGGGAGGATCTCCACGCGGTGGGCGAGGTCATCGCGCAGTTTACTCCGTCCGACCTGCAACAAGACAGCCCGGCGGGCTTGGCTTTGAATGGATTGCTGGCCGGCCGTAACGCCGACCGCCTGCTCGAGGTGGTGAACGGATTTCCGCGCGAGGTGATGGCGTCACCCGGCTACCTGGCCCCCAAGCGCGTTTTCTCGGGCTGGGCCCACCACCTCGCGGGACGGGCGGAACTGGCGCGAACGGAATGGAGCGCGGCGCTCGCAACCGTCCAGGAGTTGCGGCGTAACCGGACAGACGATGTGACGCTCTTGCTCTGGCAGGCCCTGCTGCAAAGTCGCTTGGGGCTCGAGGCGGAGGCCGATGCCACCGTGCACCTGATCCGCAGCGTCACGCCCGTCCCGACGCCAGGGCTGATTTTGAGGGTGGAACTGAGCGTGAACGCCGCGCTGGGGCGGACGGAGCGGTTTTGGGCGACGCTGGCCGCGGGCAAGCTGCCGGCCGACGAGCGCACACCGACCCATTCCTGGCTGCGGTTCTCACCCGATTTCGATGTCTTGCGGGCGGACCCGCGCTTCCAGGCCTTCCTGCGCGAAAACCTGCCCCCGGGCGCCAAAGCCGTGGAGCCTGTGCCTGCTCCTACTCCTTCCTCCCTGCTCCCTGCTCCCGCGCGGCCATCCATGGCTGACGACAAATCCGTCGCCGTCCTCGCCTTCGCGAACCTTTCCGACGACAAGGGCAACGAGTATTTCTCCGACGGCATCAGCGAGGAGCTGATGACGGTGTTGCAGAAGATTCCGGGTCTGCACGTGGCGGCACGGTCCTCGGCCTTTTCCTTCAAAGGCACGAAGGCGACGGCCCAGGAAATCGGGGCGAAGCTCGGCGTGGCGCACCTCGTCGAGGGCAGCGTGCAGAAATCGGGTGGGCGGGTGAAGATCACCGCGCGCCTGAGCCGCGTGACCAATGGCGAGGAGCTATGGTCGAAGAGTTTCCCGGCGCAGGAGCTGAAGGATGTTTTCGTGGCGCAGGAAGAGATCGCGCGGGCGATCGTGGGTGAGTTGCGCGAGCGGCTCACCGGGGCGCTGGACGAGAAGGCGAGTGGGGAAATCGCGGCGCTGGTGCGCGCGGCGGAAAGGGGCGGCACGCAGGATCCGGAGGCGCAGGAGCTGTTCCTGCAGGGGCGCTTCGCCGCGCGCGAGATTTCGGTCGAGGGCGCCGCCCGCGCGGAGAATTTCTACCGCCGGGCGACGGAGCGCGACCCCAAGTTTGCGCGGGCCTGGGTGGGTCTCGGGGAATCGGTATTCTGGCAGGCCAGCAACGCCGTGGGCCCACGAACGCTTGACCAGGCCGCCGAGGACGCCCGGCGCGCCATCCAGCACGCCCTCGCGCTTGAGCCCGAGCTGCCCGAAGGGCTGCTCGCGCTCGCCGGCATCCAGTATTCCTACGATCTGGACGCGCAGGCTGCGCGGGCCACGGTCCACCGAGTCCTGGCGGTGGCTCCGACCGCGCCAGTCCTGGCCGCTGCCGCGGGCCTGGAATCGGCCCAGGGGCACCAAGAGGCGGCGCTCGCTCTCGCCCGCCGGGCGGTGGCACTCGACCCACTCGATGAATTCGCGCGTGAGACCCTGCGTGCGGTGCTCTTCAATTTGGGCCACTTCGACGAGCTACAGGCCGAATGGCGGCGGGCTTTGGCGGCGAGTCCCGATATGGCCTTCCTGCACGGTGAACTCGCCCGCTGGGCGATCCTGGAGGGCCGGTGGGATGAGGCGGAGCGGGCGGTGGTGCTGGAGAAAGTGGAGTGGTCGCGGGATTACCTGCGGATAATCCTGCTCTGGCGGCAGGGACGCAAAGCCGAGGCGGAGGCTCTGCTGCCCACCTACGAGCAGAACCACGCCGGCACCGCGGCCTACCAGATCGCCTTGGTCTACGCCGACCGGGGCGATCGGGAGCAGGCGTTCGCCTGGCTGGAGCGGGCTTACCGCCATCACGATGGCGGGATCATGGGCCTGCGGGTGAACCCCTTTTGCAAATCACTGCACGGCGACCCGCGCTGGCAGCCACTGCTGCGCAAACTGGGCCTGGCGGAGGAACAGGTGAAATGA